TGTTGCTGGCTTCAAAGGGGATGCCGCTTTCCTGACTCAGGTCTCGGTGGCGTGTGGGCGTAACAAGGGCATCGACGCCGACAAACCGCGGCAGTGGGGTAGTCTGACTTGAGGGCGGGGTCGGGCCGCGGTTCGCTGGTCATGCCTAACACGTTAGCGCTACAGCCGCACCGCCCGTTGCCTCACGTAAGACTGTCGTCGAACGTCACCTTCGTTGACTCATCATAGATGTCGTCGAAATCGGGTGCCTGCACCTCCCGCGCTTGACTCGGCTTGGGTCTCGGTATATACAAGAAATAGTATAACGACTTCTGCCGAGAGGTCCGTGCATGACAGACCACCCCATCCAAACCTGCTCCATGACCGAGCTTCGCCGTGGGCTTTCGCGCCACATCGCACAAGTCAGTGAGAGTGGGCAACCGCTGTATATCACCCGTCGCGGCAAGATCGTCGCCGTCCTCCTGTCGCTTGAACACTACGAGTTGATGCTGCGACAGCGAGAGGATCTCCGTTCTCAGTTGCGTATAACGCAGCCCGACTCGCCTCCGGAGACTCCCGATGCCCGCTCCTTCCTTCGTGACCTGAAGGGGACCGCAGTGGACGAGGCCGACTATCGCCGCTACCTGGAAGAGAAGTACCGGTGAATGACCTTCGAACCCATCACGTCCACCCTGGTGAGGTACTCCGCGAGGACTTCCTCCCAGAGTATGGGCTGGACGTGCCGGACTTCTCGCAGCGCCTCTGCCTACCGGTCGACCGGGTACGCGCCCTTCTCCTGGAACAGGAGCCGATCGATGCAGAACTGGCACTTCGGCTGGGGCGCCTGTTCGGTAACTCGGGTCAGTTCTGGATGAACTTGCAGCGCGATGCCGACCTAGCCGAGGCGCGCGGCCGTCTTCGCTCCGAGCTGATGCACGTGCGAGGCATGTCGGACACCGGATGGGCGGCATCGAGCACGGCCGATGGTGAGAGCTGGCGCGACTGGATGAGCGCGACAACTCCATCGGACACTCTGTCCAACCTCCTCAAGCACGGCGGCGGTGTCTCAACGGCTTATCCCGCGATTGTTGCGGGCCTCAGTCCCGAGCGGCTCCACGCGCTAGCGAGCGGCGCCGAGCGCTTCACCGTGGCGGACGATGCCACCTTGTCGGCCGCTTTCGGATACTCGCTGGGGTACTGGCTGCGCGCACAGGCAATCGCCGATGCCACCTCCGGCATCGACGCAGGCAGGCCGGAACTGGGTCCTGCCGAGCGAGTTCGCGACGTGCTTGCGCGAATCGAAGTAGAGCAGGACGTTCGCATACTCTATGCCGTCGAGTCAGGGAGCCGCGCGTGGGGCTTCGCGTCGACCGATTCGGACTACGATGTCCGCTTTCTTTACGCCCACCGCCCCGAGTGGTACCTCACCACCCAACGCCGCAGCGATGTGATCGAGCGGCCGATCGAGGGTGACCTCGACGTCAGCGGATGGGACCTGCCCAAGGCGCTGCACCTTCTCGGCAAGTCGAATCCCCCGCTTCTCGAGTGGCTGCGCTCGCCAATCGTCTACTTGGAGAGCGGGTCACTGGCGCCACGCATGCTCGGCATGGCCGACCGCTTTGTGTCACCAGGCGCATGCATGCATCACTACCTTCATATGGCCGGAGGAAACTTCCGAGAGTACCTGCAGGGCGAACAGGTTTGGCTCAAGAAGTACTTCTACGTGCTGCGGCCGGTCTTGGCGTGCCGTTGGATTGAGGGTCACGACACCCTTCCCCCGGTGGAGTTCGAAGAACTTGCCGATGAAGTGCTGCCGCAACAGCTGCGCATGCCGGTCGCTGACCTGCTGGTGCGCAAGCGTGCGGGCGAGGAGCTTGACCGCGGTCCTCGCATACGCGTTCTCAGTGAGTTCCTGGCCGAGGAGATCTCAAGACTCAGCGAGGTCGCCCGCAACCAAGAACGTGCGCAGCCCCCAGACCGCGACGACCTGGATGCCCTCATGCGCGAGATTCTGCGCCAAACCTGGGCAGCCACGTAGTGAATACCCCGACGAAGGAGTACCGATGAGCCGATGCACGACCCGCCATGAGGCCGATGACGAGCCGCATGCCGTCCGCTTGTCGCTGGCCCGTGAGATCGCGCAGATCGTCTCGGTGCGGGGTCTTACCCAATGCGAAGCGGCGGAGCTGCTGGGGACTGCCCAGCCACGGATATCTGCGCTGATGAGCGGCAACGTCGAGGGCTTCTCGCTTGACCGTTTGGTGAAGTATCTCAACCTTCTCGGCGAGGACATCCACATCGTGGTGCTCCCAAAGCCCCCCGGGCGAGAGCGTGCACGCACGTGGGTGACCAACCCAGCGTCCGGCGCCGGCACAGGAGGCTCGGCGCATGCGTAGACGGTTCGAGCCGGAGCCCGCAGGCGCCATGCTGCAAACCGAGTTCCTCGACGACTACGAACTGACCGCCAAGGAGCTCGCCGAGGCAATCAGGGTTCCGATTGAGCGGGTGGAGCGACTGCTCGCGGGCGTCGACCCGCTCGATGCGGATCTGGCGTTACGACTCGCCAAGCTGTTCGGCGGTCAGGCCGACGGGTGGCTGTACTGGCAGCGAGCACGGGATCTGTGGCGCGCCCGGGAGCCGATTGTCGAGGACCTCGAAGCAATCGTTCCCCTCGATCCAGACAGCCGGCTGTCGGTGCGCGAGGACGAGCCGCTCGAGCCTGAGTTAGTCGAGGAGCTCAAGCGGCGAATGGCGGACTATGACGACCCCCGCAGGTGGGTCATCGTAAGCAGAATTCTCGACGAGGACGTGCCGCTGTACGAACGCGATATCGGGCGTAGTTTCTACGACGTGGCAACCGGCTGCTACACATTGGATCTACTGCATGCGACGCCCTTCAAGAAACGGGAGATTGCCGAGGCAACGGCGGCGGTCCTTGGCGATCGTCAGCACGTTGTCGAAATCACCCGAGAGGACCTCAAGAAGCCGGCACATGACGACGAGGTTGATCGCGAAGTCCGAGATTGCCTTCTCAAGAACTCAGGACGGGGGATGTCCGCGTGGGATGCCGGTACGTACCTTCGCGACAACGATGACATGGCAGCTTACTTGGAGGCTGCGGCCAAGAATGGTGACGGCGGTGTGATCGCCGTCGCCGTGGCCGACGTCCTCAGAGCGATGACCGCGAAGACCACGGTCGAGTATCTTCGCGCAACGGGTCAGATCAGAGAGTGAGAGTAGAGGTCGATATCGAGGAGGAGCTGTTCGCCGAAGCGGCGGGGCTGGCGCGTCGGCTCAGGTGGTCGATCGACCGGCTGGTCACCGAGGCGCTGAGTGACTACGTGGCCGGGCGATCAGCTGATGGCATGCGGGGGTCCTTCTCCGGCATCGACACTCCTGTGTCTCGCGAGGATGACCGGATCTAGCAGCGCTGGTTGGGTCCACCAGCATGAACTGGTCAGTGTGCACACCGTTCGGTCCCCCTGCCGCGCAATCGTTGTATCGTCAGCATATGGGGTTCTCCTTCGAACACGTGTGGTTTCACCGTGATGGTGACACGCTTCTGGCACGCGCGTTCGTGGCGCGCAAACAAGTGGAGGGCAAGAGCATGCGCTCGACGGTGCCTGAAGCGCTACACGCATCGCACGCGCCACCTTCGGCATACCGAAGGAGATCGAAGCGGCAGGCTGAGGTCGCTTCGTCGAGGTCGTCTTCAGGAGCGACCTGCTTCGGTGGCCGCGTCGGCCTGACAGAGGAGCGACG
This genomic stretch from Coriobacteriia bacterium harbors:
- a CDS encoding HigA family addiction module antitoxin, with amino-acid sequence MRRRFEPEPAGAMLQTEFLDDYELTAKELAEAIRVPIERVERLLAGVDPLDADLALRLAKLFGGQADGWLYWQRARDLWRAREPIVEDLEAIVPLDPDSRLSVREDEPLEPELVEELKRRMADYDDPRRWVIVSRILDEDVPLYERDIGRSFYDVATGCYTLDLLHATPFKKREIAEATAAVLGDRQHVVEITREDLKKPAHDDEVDREVRDCLLKNSGRGMSAWDAGTYLRDNDDMAAYLEAAAKNGDGGVIAVAVADVLRAMTAKTTVEYLRATGQIRE
- a CDS encoding helix-turn-helix transcriptional regulator, producing MSRCTTRHEADDEPHAVRLSLAREIAQIVSVRGLTQCEAAELLGTAQPRISALMSGNVEGFSLDRLVKYLNLLGEDIHIVVLPKPPGRERARTWVTNPASGAGTGGSAHA
- a CDS encoding type II toxin-antitoxin system Phd/YefM family antitoxin, whose protein sequence is MTDHPIQTCSMTELRRGLSRHIAQVSESGQPLYITRRGKIVAVLLSLEHYELMLRQREDLRSQLRITQPDSPPETPDARSFLRDLKGTAVDEADYRRYLEEKYR
- a CDS encoding HigA family addiction module antitoxin, which codes for MNDLRTHHVHPGEVLREDFLPEYGLDVPDFSQRLCLPVDRVRALLLEQEPIDAELALRLGRLFGNSGQFWMNLQRDADLAEARGRLRSELMHVRGMSDTGWAASSTADGESWRDWMSATTPSDTLSNLLKHGGGVSTAYPAIVAGLSPERLHALASGAERFTVADDATLSAAFGYSLGYWLRAQAIADATSGIDAGRPELGPAERVRDVLARIEVEQDVRILYAVESGSRAWGFASTDSDYDVRFLYAHRPEWYLTTQRRSDVIERPIEGDLDVSGWDLPKALHLLGKSNPPLLEWLRSPIVYLESGSLAPRMLGMADRFVSPGACMHHYLHMAGGNFREYLQGEQVWLKKYFYVLRPVLACRWIEGHDTLPPVEFEELADEVLPQQLRMPVADLLVRKRAGEELDRGPRIRVLSEFLAEEISRLSEVARNQERAQPPDRDDLDALMREILRQTWAAT